The Candidatus Saccharimonadales bacterium nucleotide sequence AATGCTTATAATATTTTCGATTGGTCTCTCCAGACTATATCTTGGTGTCCATTACCCTACAGATGTTATAGCAGGCTGGAGTGTTAGCTTGCTCTGGGTAATTGTTGTTTTTACTGTTGGATACGGCTTATCTCGTAAATTTAATCAACATCGAATCTTTAAATCCGAGTAATACATTTGTAAACTCAATTGAGAAGCAGCTATCGCAAGTTCAGCTTCCGGATAAATCAAAAATCATAAAAATGAAATACTCCTGTCTAAACGCGAGTATTTCATAATGAAACATCATATAAAGGTAGATGTAAAGAAATTACTATACTTTAATAAATATCTAATCAATTCGTTCAATATGTACATAAAATAAAGTAAGGGATACTTTCGTATCCCTTACTGGAAGATTTGCACCAACAGATGTAACCTACTAACTAAATAACTGAGCTTAACTGAACTTTTTAACTTGATCGGTTACATATAATGATCTTGTGCTGTATCACTTGATCTTCCACTAACTACTATAATAATTGGAACAATTACTGTCAACAATATTCGAAAAAAATACAACATTATGATTGATACAATAATGACGTGATAGTAGTATTTCTGATATTAGCGTTTATACTCGAGTTAATCGCATTTGTAACTTTTTCATCTAGTCCTTTTTGCTTCTCGGTTTTGCCGGTATATCAGTGGGTAATCTCAATTTTTCTCTTTACAGGACTTGTTATTTTTTGGAGCAAATACATGGCGCCTCGTGCTCAAAGTAAGTTTAGTACAAGGTACTACTTTACGATAAAATTTTTGATCTATACTATTTCAGCTTTGACTATATGTAGTTTATTTAGTGATGCCATGGGAATTGCATTCATAAGTGTAAGTATTCTTGATGAAGTCGTACTTGGTAAGTACAGACCTGAAAAATAAGTATTACACTTGTCATACTTTACTAATTTAGAACTTAAAAATTAAATAGGTCCAACACGGAGCAAAGCGTTCACGATTTGATCGGAACTAATCTTTGCCCCGTGTCGAACCGACAGGGGAATACGTCACGACCTACGCCATCCAGGATGGCCTTCTGCACGCATGCGTACATTGATCGCTTCACGAATTTCTTTTGTTTCCTCTCGGCGCCAAGCACGATGCCTGCGCCTCTTCTTTAGCGCGCCTTTTCCTTTAGCGGTCGCGCCACAGTTTCGAGCATTTTGATGACCCACTGTTCTTCCTCTCAGACAGAGTACTTCTCTTCTTGCTAGGATATATTTTAGTATAAGTGAAATACTTTAATCTACAAGCATTAGTATGTCCGTGCAGGCTCATTTAAAATATCTACAGGAAATGCTTTAGGAAATTATGACAGCTTTAAGCTCTAATTGATCAATTTTCTTTTTTAAATTAGCCTTGAGTCTTGCGACACGATCTTCGTCAGTTAGATTCTCTCAGTTGTGCTCTTGATGTAAGAGAGGCTTTTGTGACGGTTCTACAGTGCAAACTACACGAAAGATCTCCGCAGCACAGGAAGCTCACACTTTGCTTTATACGACCACCTGTAAACGTAATACCAGCAGCATTTGATCCTGGCTGCCATGTGTAGCAAAAATCACATATAATTGCGCGGTCACGTCCAGTACTTGCATCTACTATTCTTGGTGATAGTTCATACGTAGTGACGTAGAGTTCATGATCAGGCTCTAATAGAAGCAAACCTTTATTCCCAGTTCGGTCAGTAATAGCAACTAACTCATAGTTAGACCAATCAGAGTTAAGTTGTGACGTACTACTGACAAATTTAAGCTCACTCTTCAATCGAGTTTTGATATCAATATTTTTCAAAACGTTATTAAATTCTTCTTGATTCAATGTTCGCATGTTTATCCTAGCGTAGCTACTCTTATTCTAGCTTTCCATTGAGTATTCAATTTTACGGGGCAGTAGAAAACTAATGATAAATGTTACTCCGACAACCCCTATTGCGTAGTACATGGTCATATTGAATGCATCTGCAAAATTCTGTGCAATTGCTTTTTTAGTCTGGGCCTGTACGACAACAGATAAATTGGCGAGCTGAGGCTGTGTATTATTTACTGGAGCACTCTCAAGGCTCTTACAACTTTCTGGTACAACTGTATTGTCGGTTTCTTTTGTGCGATCAATATAACAATTTCCTACAGCAGTAAGAATAGTATCTTGTTCCTGTACTGGTAGCTTTTGTGTTGTGAGATAGCTACGGATACCAGGTTCGGCCGATACAAAGCTTGTTGCAGCATTATGGTTCAAAGCACCGAAGAATATTACACCAATAATTGCTATTCCTATCGCTCCACCGACTTGCTGCACGGCATTAAGTGTACCACTAGCAGATCCAGCGTGTTTTGTGTCAACATCCTTAAGTGCGATTGAGAATATGAGCCCCATGACCATACCCATTCCGACACCAATAACAAGAAGCCAAGGTGTTAAATGCCATGGATTTGTGTTAATACCTTCAGATACTATTACTGATTTTGTCATTAATAAGCCTACGGCCATAACAACGCTACCGACAGTCATTGTATATCGACCAATTAGTGCAGTCAGTTTTGGAGCAATGACCCCAATACTAATTCCAATGCCAATTGCTATTGGTAGTCCTGTTAGGGCTGCTTGAATTACTTCAAACCCTAATCCAATTTGTAGAGTCAATGTAAACGTGAAGAAAAAACCGATCATGACAAGTTGGAATACGAGGTTTGCAAGTATACCAATAGAAAATGAATACGTCTTAAAAAGCGATGGGATGATGAGAGGCGATTGATCAATAATAAATTTTCTTTTTTGCCAAAGCCAAAATATAACAAACATCGGGATCGCAGCAAAGAGCATCACAAACGTCCAAGCTGGCCATCCATACTCACGACCTTGAATAAGTGGGAATATGAGTAGTCCGAGTGCTGACATAATAAGAAACGTGCCGAGTACATCTAGTTTTAACGGATGAGGCGACTTGCCACCAGGCAAATACTTAATTCCTGCAATAAGCGCGAAAATCCCTACTGGTATATTGATAAGAAAAATTGGTCGCCAATCGAGTCCGGCAATGTTCCAGTGAATCAAAAAGCCACCGATAACTGGACCAAGTGATGCAGATAGCCCACCTAAAGCACCAAATAGTCCCATGACTGCACCACGTTCTTTAGGCTTATACATCACCTGCATTAAGCTCATAACCTGAGGAACCATGAGTGCTGCAGCAGCACCTTGGAGAAGGCGGCCTGCCACTAAAACCTCAATATTTGGCGCAACACCACAGAGAAGTGATGTAAGTGTAAACATAGAAATACCAGTAATAAATAGCTTCTTGTAGCCAATAACATCACCGAGCCTACCTCCAGTGATAAGTAACGTAGCAAATGCCAGTGCGTATCCTGCCGTAATCCATTGAATCTGAGAGAAAGTTGCTCCTAGATTAGTTTGAATTGAAGGTATTGCAACATTAACAATAGTCGAGTCGAGTAAGTCCATCACAAATGCAAATGCGACAATTACAAGTGCAATGGTACGTTGACGCGACGTAAATTTACTCGCATGATGTTGAGCTGATAGGTTTGTAGTCATGGAATTTCCAACTTTTAAATCATATTTAACTTATCTTTATAATACAGTATAAGTTGTCTGTAGGTGAGAGATAAGTGCAATAAGAGGCTACGAGTCTATAGATCAATAACATTGTCTGAGCTAGTATGTGTATTTACGCCTAATCTCGGTTTAAAGCTTTTTATATCAAAAAATAGCTTTAGCGCAATTAACACAATAACTGAACCCGACGGTAGATTAAGTATTGACATTGCAAATGCTCCGAGAATGATGGCAATGTGTAGTGGAATAATACGTTTATACGGCTCGGTGAATTGTTTTTTCATACTTAAGGCCAGAGGGGGCTGTGACAGTTCCCTTAATAGCTGCACAATACTTGAGACTGCCCAAAGAATAAACAAGCCAAAAATATTGAGCGTCACTTCATGATTGAGAGAGCTTGAAATTGAGAATGCACCAGATGTTAATAAAAACACAAAAATGCCATGTACAGCAGTGAACGTTCCGTAATGAAAAATGAAGAACGCAATCATACCAATTTTTATAACTTGGCCAGTAGTGCCTAATTCAACACCCGGGCTAGACGGAATAATATCGCTTAAAGTGCTCTTTGAGCGAGCCATTCCAATTACAGCTTTAATGCCTATCGTAATATTTTCAAACCAGTAAAGAATGAGTATCTGTCTCCAGTCCCAACCAAGGAACAAAACTCCAATCAGGGGCAATACACTATAAGCAACTACTTGTACAATCAAATTTAATACTGGCATTTCTATTATCATACCAAACATTACTAAACGTCATATCATTACAAAAAGTCTCCGAATTGGAGACTTTCACCGTCGTACATATTTTTAGTCTTCCATAGAAGACACTGCTAGAAGTTTCAGGAAGTAATGTTTTTAATCATTGATCGTTTTTTATTAGCAAATATACATATACCAGCAACTAAACTGGGCAACAAGCTAATCAAGCCTATTCCGCCAATAGCCACAAATAACCCATTCAAAGCATTGATATAAAACGGCGTAGGTGTCACCGGTTCACCATCTGGAGTCATCCAGAATGTTGGATTGAAAATGAGATTAACAACCAATAGGATTATAAAAGAAGTAACCACAAGCAGGCCAGGCATTACCAATAAACCTACGGCGAGTTTCATAGTTCTTTTTGAATTACTTTTATTCATGAGTTAATTATATCAAAAAACATTTGTAATGGAGGTTGTCGTCGTCCAAGTTTATGCTTTGCAGGGGCTCCAGGATGATTATAGAACCTATTGTGGTGTAGTAAGTATTTCTAATAACAAGAACTGCAGCAATGATGATCGTTTTATTTCTCCTCAATTTGTCGCCACCTGTCGTTCGTCCGACTCGGTGGATTTGCGTGCGTAGAGAGCGTATTTAAGGTCCATCACAGACAACAATACTCGAATGAGCACGGTAAGTCTAGTGAAGGACGATTAGTTTATATGCGTGGAATAAAGTTTTACCTGTGGAATGCCATTACGTATCTCGGAAAGCACTAACCACGTCCGTCAGAAGTATTCAAGACAAAATTATATTGTTAAATAACTTACTCTTTCGTACATCGTACGTACAAATGAAAACTATAAACCATACTGTGTATCGCAGAAACTTCTCGGAAATTAACATATTAAGGTGTAATGGCATAGAACTATGGAATGAAAGTTTCATCATACGTAACATAAGTTCTTGCCCTGGAGTACCAGTAAATATCTAGTTTTCCAGCTAACACCTTAAAAGTACCATTTACACAAGATATCTTGGGTAGCGTTCCCGCCGTGAACCTACCGACGTCCGCGCTCGACTTCTCACCGGAAATCGTCACAAATAATATTAATAGGGGTGAATGAAATAAAATCAAAAAAACCTATTGCAATAGGTTGATTATTTTGAGACCATAGATGTAGAAAGAAAGCGAGGGAAAATAT carries:
- a CDS encoding YrdB family protein, with translation MIVVFLILAFILELIAFVTFSSSPFCFSVLPVYQWVISIFLFTGLVIFWSKYMAPRAQSKFSTRYYFTIKFLIYTISALTICSLFSDAMGIAFISVSILDEVVLGKYRPEK
- a CDS encoding FBP domain-containing protein; this encodes MRTLNQEEFNNVLKNIDIKTRLKSELKFVSSTSQLNSDWSNYELVAITDRTGNKGLLLLEPDHELYVTTYELSPRIVDASTGRDRAIICDFCYTWQPGSNAAGITFTGGRIKQSVSFLCCGDLSCSLHCRTVTKASLTSRAQLRESN
- a CDS encoding MFS transporter is translated as MTTNLSAQHHASKFTSRQRTIALVIVAFAFVMDLLDSTIVNVAIPSIQTNLGATFSQIQWITAGYALAFATLLITGGRLGDVIGYKKLFITGISMFTLTSLLCGVAPNIEVLVAGRLLQGAAAALMVPQVMSLMQVMYKPKERGAVMGLFGALGGLSASLGPVIGGFLIHWNIAGLDWRPIFLINIPVGIFALIAGIKYLPGGKSPHPLKLDVLGTFLIMSALGLLIFPLIQGREYGWPAWTFVMLFAAIPMFVIFWLWQKRKFIIDQSPLIIPSLFKTYSFSIGILANLVFQLVMIGFFFTFTLTLQIGLGFEVIQAALTGLPIAIGIGISIGVIAPKLTALIGRYTMTVGSVVMAVGLLMTKSVIVSEGINTNPWHLTPWLLVIGVGMGMVMGLIFSIALKDVDTKHAGSASGTLNAVQQVGGAIGIAIIGVIFFGALNHNAATSFVSAEPGIRSYLTTQKLPVQEQDTILTAVGNCYIDRTKETDNTVVPESCKSLESAPVNNTQPQLANLSVVVQAQTKKAIAQNFADAFNMTMYYAIGVVGVTFIISFLLPRKIEYSMES
- a CDS encoding DUF6498-containing protein, producing the protein MPVLNLIVQVVAYSVLPLIGVLFLGWDWRQILILYWFENITIGIKAVIGMARSKSTLSDIIPSSPGVELGTTGQVIKIGMIAFFIFHYGTFTAVHGIFVFLLTSGAFSISSSLNHEVTLNIFGLFILWAVSSIVQLLRELSQPPLALSMKKQFTEPYKRIIPLHIAIILGAFAMSILNLPSGSVIVLIALKLFFDIKSFKPRLGVNTHTSSDNVIDL